GACGTGGCCGGGATCGATCGGTTCGCGGCGTCCCTGGAACGGACGCCCGGACTGGCCCGACGGCTGTTCGTCGAGCGGGAGTTGCTGCTGCCCGGCGGAGAGCGGCGGGGCGTCGCCTCGCTGGCGGCGCGGTTCGCGGCGAAGGAGGCGCTGGCCAAGGCGCTGGGGGCGCCGGCGGGGCTGCTGTGGACCGACGCGGAGGTGTACGTCGAGGACAGTGGGCAGCCCCGGTTGCGGGTCCGGGGGAGCGTCGCCGCTCGCGCCGCCGAGCTGGGCGTACGGTCCTGGCACCTCTCGTTGAGCCATGACGCGGGGGTGGCTTCGGCGGTGGTGATCGCGGAGGGGTGAACACTGGCTCGCCGGCCATGTGACCTAGCGCGGTCGTGCGCGTCCCGCGGTCATGTGGCGTCGCGCGGTCATGTGGCGTCGCGCGGTCGTGCGCGTCCCGCGGTCAACTGCGGCACGGCATCCCGGTCGTCTGCGTCGCGCCGAAGAGGAGGCGGCCGTGAGGAAGCGGGTGTTTCGGGGGAGACTCGCTGTCATGCGTACTGCCTACGGTGTCGAGACGGTCCGGAGTGCCGAGCGGGAGCTGATGGCCCGGCTGCCCGAAGGGGCGTTGATGCAGCGGGCCGCCGCCGGGCTCGCCGCCGCCTGCGCGGATCTCCTCGGGCGGGTGTACGGGCGACGGGTCGTGCTGCTGGTCGGCAGTGGGGACAACGGGGGCGACGCCCTGTACGCCGGGGCCCGGCTGGCCCGGCGGGGAGCGGGCGTGACCGCGGTGCTGCTCGCGCCCGGGCGCACGCATGCGGCAGGGCTGGCGGCGCTGTGTCGGGCCGGCGGGCGCACGCTCACCGCGGCGACTGCGCAGGACGTCGAGACCGGGGACGCCGTCGACACCGGGGACGCCGCCGAGGACGCGGTTCGGCGGGCCGATCTCGTGGTCGACGGCATCGTCGGGATCGGCGGGAAGGGCGGGCTGCGGCCGGCCGCCGCCGCGCTGGCCGCGCTGGCCGGGGAGTCCCGGGCCGCCGTCGTCGCCGTGGACCTGCCCAGCGGGGTGGAGGCGGACACGGGAGAGGTGCGCGGGGCGGCGGTACGGGCCGATCTCACCGTGACCTTCGGGACCCACAAGCCGGGGCTGCTCGTCGATCCCGCGCGGGAGTACGCCGGGTCGGTGCGGCTCGTCGACATCGGGCTCGGGTCCGTGCTGCCCGCCCGGCCCGAGCTGGAGGCCTTGCAGCACGCGGACGTGGCGGCGCTGCTGCCGACGCCGTCCGGCGAGAGCGACAAGTACCGGCGCGGGGTCGTCGGGATCGCCGCCGGGTCCTCCCGGTATCCCGGGGCCGCCGTGCTGGCCGTCGCGGGGGCGCTGCGGGGCGGGGCGGGGGCTGTGCGGTACGTCGGTCCCGCCGGGGCCGCGGTCCTCGCGCGGTTCCCCGAGACGCTCGTGTCCGACCAGGGGGCTGCACAGGCGGGGCGGGTGCAGGCGTGGGTCGTCGGGCCCGGCGCGGGGGACGACGCCGCGGGCGTCGCGGAGGTGTTGGCCGTGGCCGCGGAGGTGCCGGTGCTGATCGACGCGGACGGGCTGCGGCTGGCGGAGGTGGGGGCGGTGCGGGGGCGTGCCGCGCCTACCTTGATGACCCCTCATGCGGGGGAGGCGGCCGCGTTGTTGGGGGTGGCTCGGGAGGAGGTCGAGGGGGGCCGGCTGGCCGCGGTGCGGGAGCTGGCGGGGCGGTATGGGGCGACGGTGCTGTTGAAGGGGTCTACGACCTTGGTGGCCGACAGCGGCGGTGGTGTGGTGCGGGTGAATGCGACCGGGACGGGGTGGCTGGCCACAGCGGGGAGCGGGGACGTGCTGTCGGGGCTTGCGGGGTCGTTGCTCGCGGCGGGGCTCTCCGCGGTGGACGCGGGGAGTGTGGGGGCGTATCTGCACGGGCTGGCGGGACGGTTCGCGGCGGGTGGGGCCCCGGTGGGGGCGCAGGACGTGGCCGCGGCCCTTCCGGGGGCTTGGCGGGATGTACGGGGGTGAGCGCCGGGCTGCTCTCGCCTCCGCAGCCCCTTCCCTTCCCGTCCCGTCCCTGGGGGCTGCTGCCCCCCGGACCCTCGCTTCGGCCACGAAAGGGCCTCGTCCTCAGACTCCCCCAGAGGGGACCCCAGGGGCTGACATCTGCCGCCCGGCGCTGAAATGTTGGCGCTCGTCGGAATGAGTGACCTCTCCGCGCGCCGTCCCCCTCCTCCCCCTTCCTCCCTCGCCCCCGCGATTCTCTGATCGCATGATCAGCAGACGTATCGCATGTCGGACTGTCGCCGTCCTGCTCGCTGCGGCGATCGTGCTGCCCGCCGGGGTGGCCTCGGGCGCGCCCGCTCCCCCCAGCCCGGAGACCCAGTTGGTGCCGGGGGTTCCGCCGGGGTCGGGGCAGCCCTGGCAGATCGACACGCCCGACCAGGTGCTGGCGCCGACCGTGTACCGGCCCAGCGCGGCCGAGGACGCCGTGGAGCCTCGGGACGCGGTGGAGGGGACGTACGCGCTCGTCGAGTACGTGCCGTTGGACGAGGCGGCCGCGCGGGTGGCGTGCAGCAAGAGGACCGGGCCCTATCAGCGGCCGGTCGAACGGTGGCTGAAGCTGAAGGCGGACGGGAAGCAGTCCGCCGCCGACTGCAAGGCCATCCGCGCGTTCCAGCAGAAGCAGAAGATCAAGCCCGCGATCGGGTTCGCGGGGCCCGTCACCTGGGCGCGGATGCAGCTCATCTCCGCGAAGAAGGATCCCAACGCGAAGAAGAAGTGTCCGGTGCGGACGTACCGGGTGGCGTGCGTCGACCTCAACCGGCAGCTGACCTGGGTGCAGAAGGGGTCGAAGGTCGTCTTCGGTCCGGTGTCCATGCGGAGCGGGCGGGCCGCCTATCCGACCCGCAAGGGGTGGCACACGGTCTACTGGCGGCACAAGAACCATGTGTCGACGCTGTACAACACCCCTATGCCCTACGCCCAGTTCTTCGACGGCGGACAGGCCTTCCACGCCGTCTACGGCACCATCCACACCACCATCGGCTCCATGGGCTGCGTCAACCTCACCCTCGGCGACGCGCGCAAGCTGTGGGGCGTGCTGAAGAAGGGGGACCGGGTCTACGTGTGGGGCCACCGGCCCGGTACTTAGAGCCGGTCGGACCCCTCTGAGACACTGGGCGCGATGAGTGAGACTGCCGAGACGACCGCCGCCCCGCCGCGCGCCCGTGCCGAGATCGACCTGGCCGCGCTGCGGGCCAACGTGACGGCCCTGCGCGCCCAGGCGCCGGGCGCGGCGTTCATGGCCGTGGTGAAGGCCGACGGGTACGGCCACGGCGCCCTGCCGTGCGCCCGCGCGGCCGTACAGGCCGGGGCCACCTGGGTGGGCACCGCCACGCCCGAGGAGGCCCTGGCGCTGCGCGCCTCGGGCGAGCTGCCCGCGGACGTCAGGATCATGTGCTGGCTGTGGACGCCGGGCGGCCCCTGGCGGGAGGCCGTCGAGGCCGGTCTGGACGTCTCGGTGAGTGACCTGTGGGCGCTGGAGGCGGCGGGAGCCGCGGCTCGTGCCGCGGGCCGGACCGCTCGGGTGCAGCTCAAGGCCGACACCGGGCTGGGCCGGAACGGGTGTCAGCCCGGGGACGACTGGGCCGGGCTGGTCGCCGCCGCACGGCGGGCCGAGGACGCCGGGCTCGTCCGCGTCACCGGGCTCTGGTCGCACTTCGCCTGCGCCGACGAACCCGGCCACCCCTCCATCGCCGCCCAGCTCGCCCTCTTCCGCGAGATGGTGTCGTACGCCGAGCTGCGCGGCCTCCGGCCCGAGGTGCGCCACATCGCCAACTCCCCGGCCACGCTCACCCTCCCGGAGACCCACTTCGACCTCGTCCGACCGGGCATCGCCATGTACGGCCTCTCGCCCAGCCCGGCGGTCGGCGCCTCCGCCGACCTGGGCCTGCGTCCGGTGATGACGCTGGCCGCCTCCCTGGCCCTGGTCAAGCAGGTCCCGGGCGGGCATGGCGTGAGCTACGGCCATCACTACGTCACCCCGGGCCGCACCACGCTCGGCCTGGTCCCGCTGGGGTACGCGGACGGCGTTCCGCGGCACGCCTCGGGGACCGGTCCGGTGCTGGTCGGCGGCAAGTGGCGGACGGTCGCCGGGCGGATCGCGATGGACCAGTTCGTCGTCGACCTCGGCGGCGACGAGCCCGGGCCGGGCGCGGAGGCGGTCCTCTTCGGCCCCGGCGACCGCGGCGAGCCCACGGCCGAGGACTGGGCGCAGGCGGCCGGAACCATCGGGTACGAGATCGTCACGCGCATCGGCGCCCGCGTTCCGCGCGTCTACCTCGACGAGGAACCAGAAGGACCACGACAGGAACCACAAGGACCACGGCAGGAACCAGCAGAACCACCGCAAGAATCAGAAGAACCGGACGGGAGCGGGTCGTGAGCGAGAGCAGCGCCGAGGCGGTGGCGAGCGCCGCCTCCGCGGCCGTCGCCGCCGCCTCCGCCACGGGGGCCGCCGGGAACTGGCGCCGGGCTACCGGCATCGCCGGCGCCGCGATAGGCGTGATCGCCGCGGGCGCCGCGGCCGGGGTCGCCCTGGAGCGGATGACCGTCGGACGGGGGATGCGGGCCAAGGCCCGCCTCGCGCTCGACTCGGCGGGCCCGTACGGCGCGCTGCGGGGCACCCCCGGCAAGGCGTACGCCGACGACGGCACCGAGCTGTACTACGAGGTCGACGACGTCGAGCCCCAGGGCGGACCGGCGAACCGGCGGCGCAGGCTCTTCGGGCGCAAGGCCCCGCTCCCCGTCACCGTCGTCTTCAGCCACGGCTACTGCCTCACCCAGGACTCCTGGCACTTCCAGCGGGCGGCTCTGCGGGGCGTCGTACGGACCGTGCACTGGGACCAGCGCAGCCACGGCCGGTCCGCGCGCGGGACGGCCCAGGCGCAGGACGGCGTGCCGGTCACCATCGACCAGCTGGGGCGCGACCTGAAGGCCGTGATCGACGCGGCCGTGCCCGAGGGGCCGATCGTGCTCGTCGGGCACTCCATGGGCGGCATGACGGTGATGGCCCTGGCCGCGCAGTATCCCGAGCTGATCGCGGAGCGGGTCGTCGCCACCGCCTTCGTCGGCACGTCCTCGGGGCGGATGGGCGAGGTCAACTTCGGGCTGCCGGTCGCCGGGGTCAACGCGGTGCGGCGGGTGCTGCCGGGCGTGCTGAAGGCGCTCGGGCAGCAGGCGGCCCTGGTGGAGAAGGGGCGGCGGGCCACCGCCGATCTCTTCGCCGGGATCATCAAGCGGTACTCGTTCGCGTCCCGGGACGTCGACCCGGCCGTCGCCCGGTTCGCCGAGCGGATGATCGAGGGCACGCCGATCGACGTGGTCGCCGAGTTCTACCCGGCCTTCACCGACCACGACAAGACCGAGGCGCTCGCCCTCTTCACCGACATGCCGGTGCTGGTGCTGGCCGGCATCGGGGATCTGGTCACCCCGAGCGAGCACAGCGAGGCCATCGCCGACCTGCTGCCGGACGCCGAACTGGTCCTCGTGCCGGACGCCGGGCACCTCGTGATGCTGGAGCACCCGGAAGTGGTCACCGACCGTCTCGCCGACCTCCTCACCCGCGCGGGCGCCGTGCCCGCAGGAGCTACCGTGGGCGGTTATGGAAGCACCAGCAGCACCGCGCAACCCGGCTGACGTCCAGCTCACGGTCACCTCTCCCGAGCAGATGGGGGAGTTGGGCCGCCGGCTGGCCAAGCTGCTGCGCGCCGGTGATCTCGTGATGCTCAGCGGGGAGCTCGGCGCCGGCAAGACGACGCTCACCCGCGGGCTCGGCGCGGGGCTCGGCGTGCGCGGCGCGGTCACCTCCCCGACCTTCGTGATCGCCCGCGTGCACCCCTCCCTCGGCGACGGTCCGCCGCTCGTCCACGTCGACGCGTACCGCCTGGGCGGCGGGCTCGACGAGATGGAGGACCTGGACCTCGACGTGTCGCTGCCCGACTCCGTGATCGTCGTGGAGTGGGGCGAGGGCAAGGTCGAGGAGCTGACGGACGACCGGCTGCAGCTCGTCATCCACCGCGCCGTGGGCGACACGACCGACGAGGTGCGCCATGTGACGGTGACGGGCCTCGGGCGGCGGTGGGCTTCGGCGGACCTGAGCGTGCTCGCCGTCTGAGCGTGCTGTTCGGTCTGAGCGTTCTGTTCGGTCCGAGAGTTTCCGACATCGCGTCGGCAAGATGTTGCGTTCGGCGTCCGGGGCGTGGTCACATGGTATCCAGTCCCTAGTTAGGTGTGCCTAACTAGGTCCGCCCCGGTCCCAGGAGGCGTCCATGTCGGCCACCGAGCCCTCCGTGGCCCAGCCGCGGCCCGTCGCCCCCGGCCAGGTGTCCATGCGCGACCTGCTGGCCTCCTGCGCGGCCGCACGGGCCGTCTCGACGCCGCCGCGCCTGCCCGACCGCGCGCCCGCGAAGGAGCGCGTCGAGCACCGCAAGGCCGCCTGACGTCGTAGCGGAACCATCCGGTGGCAGCCCCATCCCGTGGCGGCCCCCTCCTGTGGCGGTCCTGCCCGGTGGCGGTCCTACCGGATCACGACGACCGGCTCCCCGATCGTCGCGAAGATCCACATCGCGTCGCCGTCCGCGCGGGACTGCCGGATGCCGCCCGTCCGCACCGACGAGTCGGGCGCCGACGTCGAGCCGTCCACCGCCGCGCTGAAGCCCACCGTCACGCCGTTCACGCCGGCGAAGCGGACCACGTGCTCGATGGGGGCGCCGTCGGTGCCGGTGACCGCGGCAGCCCGCGAGGTGACGACGTACGTGCCCGGGAGCGGGTCGACGGTGCCGGGGGTGACCTTGAACGTCCGCATGGTCCTGCCGTTCGCGCCGACCAGCCACACCCGGTCGTCGTCCACCGAGTACACCACCCGCTCGCCCTTGCCGGAGCCGCCCGGCAGCGCGGCGGGGTTCTTCTTGTCGCGGGGAGCCTTCGTCGCCGGGGCGGAGACGACGCCGGCGTGCGCTCTGCCGAGACCCGAGGGCACGTTCGCGGACGCCCGGTAGCCCAGGAGACCGACCGTCGCGACAGCCGCCGCGGTGAGCCCGGCGACCAACGTCGAGCTGCTGCTTGCCACGGCGACCACCTCATCGTCGTATGTCATGTTTTGCGGTGACGTTAGCAGTCGTCGTGGGGTCGGTCGGGACATCCGGCACAGGCGGAGAGGAGCGCGGCGCGGAGCCGTAGGCTGTTTGCGTGCTCTTGCTCGCTCTGGATACCGCCACCCCCGCCGTCACCGTCGCGCTGCACGACGGCACGGACGTCATCGCCTCCTCGAGTCAGGTGGACGCGCGCCGGCACGGCGAGCTGCTGCTGCCGGCCGTCGACCGGCTCCTCGCCGAGGCGGGGCGCAGGCTCGACGCCGTCACCGGGATCGTCGTGGGCGTCGGCCCCGGCCCGTACACCGGGCTGCGCGTCGGTCTGATGACCGCCGACACCTTCGGGCTCGCGCTCGGCGTCCCCGTGCACGGACTGTGCACGCTCGACGGCCTCGCCTACGCCGCCGACCTCGCCGGCCCCTTCGTCGTGGCGACCGACGCCCGCCGTAAGGAGGTCTACTGGGCGCGCTACGCCGACTCCCGGACCCGGCTGACGGACCCGGCCGTGGACCGGCCCGCCGACATCGCCGGACAGCTGGCCGGACTGCCCGCCGTCGGCGCGGGCGCGCTGCTGTACCCGGACTCCTTCCCCGACGTACACGCGCCGGAGCACGTCTCCGCGGCCGCGCTGGCCGCACTGGCCGCCGAGCGGCTCGCCGCGGGCGAGGAACTACCCGCGCCGCGCCCGCTGTATCTGCGCCGGCCGGACGCCCAGGTCCCCAAGAACTACAAGGTGGTCACCCCCAAGTGACCGATCCCGAACCCGTCACCCCCGTGCCGGCGCTGCGCGAGATGCGCTGGTGGGACATCGATCCGGTGCTCGAACTGGAGAAGGACCTCTTCCCCGAGGACGCCTGGTCCCGGGGCATGTTCTGGTCCGAGCTGGCGCACTCCCGCGGCGCCGAGGCGACGCGCCGCTATGTCGTGGCCGAGGACGGCGACCGGATCGTCGGATACGCCGGCCTGACCTCGTCCGGGGACCTGGCCGACGTCCAGACCATCGCCGTCGCCCGCGACCACTGGGGCACGGGCCTCGGCGGCCGCCTGCTGACGGAGCTGCTGCGCGCGGCGACCGCCTTCGAGTGCGCCGAGGTGATGCTGGAGTGCCGGGTGGACAACGTCCGGGCTCAGAAGCTCTACGAGCGCTTCGGCTTCGAGCCCATCGGCTTCCGGCGCGGCTACTACCAGCCGGGCAACGTGGACGCCCTGGTGATGCGCCTGACCGACCCCTCCTCATCAGTAGTTTCAACGGAATCGACATCTGTGCAAGGAACCGAGACCCATGGCTGACGAACCGCTCGTCCTCGGCATCGAGACCTCCTGTGACGAGACCGGCGTCGGCGTCGTGCGCGGCACGACCCTGCTGGCGGACGCCATCGCCTCCAGCGTCGACGAACACGCCCGCTTCGGCGGGGTCGTCCCGGAGGTCGCCTCCCGGGCCCACCTGGAGGCGATGGTCCCGACCATCGAGCGGGCGCTGAAGGAGGCCGGGGTGAGCGCGCGGGATCTGGACGGGATCGCCGTCACCGCCGGCCCCGGGCTCGCCGGAGCGCTGCTCGTCGGGCTCTCGGCCGCCAAGGCGTACGCCTACGCCCTCGGCAAGCCCCTCTACGGCGTCAACCACCTCGCCTCCCACATCTGCGTGGACCAGCTGGAGCACGGCCCGCTGCCGGAGCCGACGATGGCGCTGCTGGTGTCCGGCGGCCACTCCTCGCTGCTGCTCTCCTCCGACATCACCTCGGACGTACGCCCGATGGGCGCGACGATCGACGACGCGGCGGGCGAGGCCTTCGACAAGATCGCGCGCGTGCTGAACCTGGGCTTCCCGGGCGGCCCGGTCATCGACCGGTACGCGCGCGAGGGCGACCCGAAGGCCATCGCGTTCCCGCGCGGCCTCACCGGCCCCCGCGACCCGGCGTACGACTTCTCCTTCTCCGGTCTGAAGACCTCGGTGGCCCGCTGGATCGAGGCGAAGCGGGCGGCGGGGGAGGACGTCCCGGTGCGGGACGTGGCGGCCTCCTTCCAGGAGGCGGTCGTGGACGTCCTGACCCGCAAGGCCGTCCGGGCCTGCAAGGACGAGGGCGTCGACCATCTGATGATCGGCGGCGGCGTGGCCGCCAACTCGCGGCTGCGGGCCCTGGCCCAGGAGCGCTGCGAGGCGGCCGGCATCCGGCTGCGCGTTCCGCGCCCCAAGCTGTGCACGGACAACGGCGCGATGGTCGCGGCCCTGGGCGCGGAGATGGTGGCGAGGGGGCGGTCGGCGTCCAGCTGGGACCTGTCGGCCGACTCCTCCCTCCCGGTGACGGACCCCCACGTCCCGGGCCACGACCACGGTCATGACCACGGCCACGACCATGTGCACGAGGTCAGCAAGGACAACCTGTACTCATGAGGATCACGCCATGACGGTCGCGTTGATGTGGGAGGCCCGGGCGGCGGAGGGCAGGGGAGCGGACCTCCTCGCCTGGGCCCACGCCCAGGTGCCGGCCCGTGAGCCCCTGCGCCGCGAGATCCTCCGCGCCCCGCAGGACCGGGTGCTGGTCATCACGTGGTGGGATGCGCCGTACGACGCCGACCTCCCCGAACTCCCGGAGCCCGAGGGTGAGTTGGTGACCCGGACCGTCCACCGCTGGCGGTTCGAGTCGGACGGGCCGCAGCCGTCCTGGTACGGCGTCCGGTGCGTTGTGCGGCATGCCTCCCTGGACGTCTACGAGGAACGCGTCACCCTCTGGACCGCCCGGACCGCGGACGAGGCGATCGACCGTGCGGAGGCCGAGGCCGCCGAGTACTGCGCGGACCTCGACGCCGTCGAGTACGTCGGCTTCGCCGAGGCCTACGCCATGGACGCCGTCCCCGGGGACGGCGCAGAGGTCTTCTCCCTCATGCGCGAGAGCGCGCTGCCGCCGGGGGAGTACGTGCAGCGGTACTTCGCCACGGGGGACGAGCGGACCGGGTGAGCACGGCCGCCTCCCACCCGCGGCCCCGGCCCGTCACGGCTGCGGCGCCGACAGGGCCCACGCCGACGTCAGGAGGGCGGCCACGCCGAGAGTGACGCTGACCGTGCCGGTCAGACTGCCCCCGGTCAGGAAGACGCCCGGGAACGGGCCGAGGACGAGGCCGACGAGGGCGGGGTGGGCGATGCGCCGTCGCCAGGGGACGGCCGGGCGCGGGACCGTGCCGGCCGGGAGGACGAAGGCGTCGCGCAGGTCGGTGCGGACCGCGTCGTGGTCGTCGAAGACGACTCCCGGCGACGGGCGGGTCCGCAGCCGGCCCAGGGGGACCAGCCGGGTGCCGTCGGGGAGGGCGACCACGGCCGGGAGGCGGGTCCCGTCCTTCGCGCGGTGCACGGTCGCCTCGACCGGGCCGGTGACCCCGTCCAGGGCCGGGTGCCACATGACGCGCTGCCAGTGCCTGCCGCCCTCGAGGTCGGCCAGCTCCAGCCAGGTCGTCTTCGCGTCCCGGAGAATCGTCGGCTGCCGGGCGCCGAAACGGACGTACGCCGTCGTCGGGCGGCCGGGGCGCAGCGCCGTGAGGCGGAAGCGCAGGCCGCGCCAGGCCCAGACGCAGAGCAGCGGGACGGCGACCAGGGCGCCGATGAAGAGCGGGGCGAGGAGGTCGTCCTCGTCGGCGGTCTCGTCCGGGTCGGCCGGGAAGCCCCGGGGAGAGGACTCGGCGGGGTCGTAGTCCACGGGGAAGTCGTCGCCCTCGAGGTAGCGGCCGGTGTCGTAGACGCCGAAGCGCTGTACGCGGGTGCGGCCCTCGTCGTCCGTCCAGCGCACGCGGATGTCGTCGTCGTCTCCGATGTGGTCCTCCACGACCACGCCGGGGGCGGTGGCCGAGGCCCGGTCGCGGGCGTCGAGGTAGCGCTGGGCGTGGAAGCCGGCCCAGGCGGCCAACAGGGCGTAGCCCAGGAGGACGACGGCCACGCCCAGCAGACCCACGCGCAGGGCGGGTCCGGGGCGTCTCATACGGCCCACTCCCTCATACGACCCACTCCCTCATACGGCCCACTCCTTCGGTTCCGCGGACGCCCACAGGGCCCGTACCGGTCCCGGGTCCCCGCTGCGCAGGGCCTCGCCCAGCAGCTCGTGCAGGTCGACGACCCTGTCCTCGTCCGGCGCGGTGACGACGGTGGTGAGCCAGGGGCTGGTGTACGTCCAGCCCGTCGCGCACAGGACCTCCGCGAAGGGCGGGCTCACGGCGCTCGCCAGGACGCTGCGGGTGAACGCCGGGCGGACGGACGCGGGCACCCGGCGCAGGGCGGGTTCGACCCGGCGGGCCAGCCGTGTCCAGCCGCCGTCGGCGAGGGCGTCCAGGGCCAGCGCCACCGCCTCGGTCGAGCTGTCCCGGCGGGTCGCGTGCAGAAGGGACAGACGGGTGTCGTAGCCGAGTTCGCGCAGTTCGCTGTGGGGCAGGTCCAGGACGCGTACCGGACGCACGTCCTCGCCCGGCTCGTTCGCCGGCTCCCAGTCCAGGCCCGCGAGCCGTCGGACGCACCACGCCTCGACGGCCGCCGCGGTCCGCAGGGTGAGCGGCGCCGTGCCGTACGGGGCGACGGAGTGGGGCGGCAGCGCGGCCACGCGGTCCTCCAGGGGCGGGTGGTCGGCCGTGGCGTACGGGTCCACGGCCTCCGCCTGGGCGGCGGCGCGGGCGGTCCGGCGGACGACGTGCGGGTCGGCGAGGGCGGTGTCGACGGCGTCGTAGAAGTCCTCGGGGTAGGCGTCCTCCTCGGCCAGCGCCGACAGCCAGCGCTCGCCGAGTCCGTCGAAGGCGGCGTCGAGCAGGGCGACCCGGCGCAGCGCCTCGGCGGTGGCCGCACTGCCCCCGATCCGTGCCGCGTCGGCGTCGGCCGCCGTCTCCGCGTGCCAGAACACGGGCTGGGAGGCGCGCAGCAAGGGTGCGGCCAGGGGCGCGAGCGGGCGGAAGCGGCCGTCCAAACGGTCCGCGAGCCGGGCGCGGGCGAACCGCAGCAGGGTCGCGCGGCGGTCGCGGGCGTGCCGTTCGTGCGCCAGCTCGTGCGCGATCACGCACGCCAGCTCGGCCTCGGTCAGGGTGCGCAGCAGGGGCAGGCCGAGCAGGAGGACGTAGGCGCGTACGCCGGAGACGTCCGCGCGGCCCAGGGCCGCCTGGACGCCGGGCACGATCCGCACCAGCAACGGCCCGCGGAAGCCGAGCCGTTCGGCGACGTCCCGCACCAGCGCGGTCAGCTCCGGCTCGTCGCCGGGGCGCACGGCCCGCCCGGGCAGCGGGCCGCGGCCCGCCCCGACGGCCCGGGTGATCTCGACGACGACCAGGAACAGCGGTGCGAGCGGTGCCCACGGCGGACCCCAGAGGGAGAACAGCAGGACCGCGACCGCTCCGGCGACCGCCCTCGGCAGCCAGGCCAGCGCGAGCATGACGACGCCGAGCAGCCACTCATGGAGCGGGGAGAGCGCAGAGCCCGGGGCGACCCGACTCCGGTCGCCCATACCGTCGCCTATGGGGATGTCCATCGCGGTTCCCGTCGTACCCGTCGGACCCGTCGTACTGCTGGGGTGTCGGCGGATTCTGACACACCGGTACGACGTCGATCACGGCCGTACGGCCGTCACGGGGTCTGTGCCACCTCCGCCTCGCAGCGCAGTCGCCGGTTCGCGCCCACCTCGCGCACCGGTCCGGTCAGGCGCAGCCGGGCCACCTCGCGGGCGTCCGCGCTGGAGGCGCCCAACCGCAGCTCCAGCGCCCCGGGTTCGACCACGCGCCGTCCCGCGCGGTCGGTGAAGGCGGACAGGTCGGCGTGGAAGGGGAAGGTCACCCGGGCCGCCCCGCCGGCGGGCAGCTCCAGCCGCTGGTAGCCGATCAGGCGTACGTCGGGACGCGTCACGCTCGCCACCGGGTCGTGCAGGTACAGCTGGACGACCTCCGCGCCCGCCCGGTCGCCGGTGTTGCGGACGGTGACGGAGAGGTCGTAGGCGCCGTCCGTGGCGATCTCGGCGTCGGGGCCCGCGAAGTCCTCCCAGGCGAACGTCGTGTAGGAGCGCCCGTGGCCGAAGGGGTACAGCGGGGTCGGGTCCAGGTTGCTGACCTCGCCGGCCAGGCCCAGCGGCGGCTGGAGGTAGGTCCACGGCTGGCCGCCGGGCACGCGCGGCACGCTCACCGGGAGGCGGCCCGAGGGGTTCACCCGGCCCGACAGCACTCCCGCGACC
This window of the Streptomyces sp. NBC_01275 genome carries:
- the rimI gene encoding ribosomal protein S18-alanine N-acetyltransferase → MRWWDIDPVLELEKDLFPEDAWSRGMFWSELAHSRGAEATRRYVVAEDGDRIVGYAGLTSSGDLADVQTIAVARDHWGTGLGGRLLTELLRAATAFECAEVMLECRVDNVRAQKLYERFGFEPIGFRRGYYQPGNVDALVMRLTDPSSSVVSTESTSVQGTETHG
- the tsaD gene encoding tRNA (adenosine(37)-N6)-threonylcarbamoyltransferase complex transferase subunit TsaD yields the protein MADEPLVLGIETSCDETGVGVVRGTTLLADAIASSVDEHARFGGVVPEVASRAHLEAMVPTIERALKEAGVSARDLDGIAVTAGPGLAGALLVGLSAAKAYAYALGKPLYGVNHLASHICVDQLEHGPLPEPTMALLVSGGHSSLLLSSDITSDVRPMGATIDDAAGEAFDKIARVLNLGFPGGPVIDRYAREGDPKAIAFPRGLTGPRDPAYDFSFSGLKTSVARWIEAKRAAGEDVPVRDVAASFQEAVVDVLTRKAVRACKDEGVDHLMIGGGVAANSRLRALAQERCEAAGIRLRVPRPKLCTDNGAMVAALGAEMVARGRSASSWDLSADSSLPVTDPHVPGHDHGHDHGHDHVHEVSKDNLYS
- a CDS encoding M48 family metalloprotease encodes the protein MDIPIGDGMGDRSRVAPGSALSPLHEWLLGVVMLALAWLPRAVAGAVAVLLFSLWGPPWAPLAPLFLVVVEITRAVGAGRGPLPGRAVRPGDEPELTALVRDVAERLGFRGPLLVRIVPGVQAALGRADVSGVRAYVLLLGLPLLRTLTEAELACVIAHELAHERHARDRRATLLRFARARLADRLDGRFRPLAPLAAPLLRASQPVFWHAETAADADAARIGGSAATAEALRRVALLDAAFDGLGERWLSALAEEDAYPEDFYDAVDTALADPHVVRRTARAAAQAEAVDPYATADHPPLEDRVAALPPHSVAPYGTAPLTLRTAAAVEAWCVRRLAGLDWEPANEPGEDVRPVRVLDLPHSELRELGYDTRLSLLHATRRDSSTEAVALALDALADGGWTRLARRVEPALRRVPASVRPAFTRSVLASAVSPPFAEVLCATGWTYTSPWLTTVVTAPDEDRVVDLHELLGEALRSGDPGPVRALWASAEPKEWAV